The genomic DNA TATTTTATATATCAAATTAGAATAGAACTCAGAACTCTTGCAGTAATGAGACATGCACTTATAAGAGATTCAAGATAGCATCAAAATAAGACACTGTATCAGACCCATCTTACAAACACCAGAGAAGATAAAAAAAGTAGCACCCGCAATCTGTATACGTCAAAAACAACCGTTAAACAAAGAGCTAGTATCATCTCCTTGAGCCTGAGAACTATTGATTAATATTTCATGTTATTATATGATATAGGGAAAATCTATCATACCATGGCAGCATTGTGATTAGAGGAAGAGTTAGTAAACCAGTCTTCATAACATGGAAATTGCATATAGAGAGAACCTGGACTTACAAAAACATGGCGGCATTGTGATTAGAGACGCATGAGAAACTTCACAGTCAGCTAAAATAGAATAGAGTTACAAGCGAAATTAAATTCGAGCGTCATAGAAGACCAGAATACATCTTGTGGTAAAGCTATAACAGTCAACTTATAGCAAGTTAGCAAGAAACTAAATTCAATTCAAACTACTTTAAATACGGCATTAGACAACATGTCCGCAAATCAGCAATTTATAGTTGTTCAAGTGAAAAGCACAAGATGAAATATCAAACAGGTAGCTTATCCTCAGCTGATGGTATACAAAACTTGTAAGAAGGTTCTGGTTTTTCTTGAAGAGACTGTTGgttagaaaaaataaagtaaatgataagAGATAAAACATTCAGAAGTCGTCAGTTTTGGCTTGGTTTGTGATTTGAAACACAAATAATGAccaatgaatgaaaaaaaaaaaaataactatagGAAGAGTTGAcggaaagaaaaatataattatgtcaagaataaaaaaaaacattggtatagttataatataaaaatgaacTCATTGTTAAACAGAGGGAACTCTGCAAGCTTCTTTTCAGCATAGAGAGCCGCAGCAATGCCTTTCAGAAAAAGAGCAGAATAGCAGACCGACAAGCTACTGCAAACGCGAACAAGAAACTGTAACAGCTTCACACAAGATCCTGGACTACAAAACAACAGGCCGAGACAACTCGAAAAGGAACACGCTCCTGAAGAAATGAAACTAACACGGTCAAAATGTAGACAAAATCAAAAAAACTCCCAAAAAAGTGCTTTTGACACCAAACATCATTACTTACGcacatttttttcttgttgatGAATTTAAACCTGATTTTATAGATAAATATTTGATCAACAATACTATAAATCAGGTAACTGATTGATTTCGTTTGAAACCAAGAGTGAATAATATATCTATGCACCCTAATTTTTAAAGTGGTAAATTTGGTCCTACCAACTTAGCATTGTACGGCCACATAATCACTGTTTAACCGAGTTTGATGAAAAGAGGGTAATCGTGGAgacattttataatttaaatgaccaatttattgtaaaaaacttaaaggaaagGGAGACAAATTTAgccttaaaaatataattaaatattgcATGTCAAATTACATAGCTATAAAGTTCTAAATTCCATAAAACTTCATGTTTGATCATATCATGACAATAGTCAAcgataaaatttattaaatttaagatacatttattaaaaaataaaaaaaaaacagtttgtaTTTTAAGAAGACAAACTAACCACCCAAAGAACTTAAGAGAATTACACTTCAAGGTCACAATCCAACACCGCTAGACTAAATCAAGTGGATAACATCGCAATAATGGATTAACTTACTGATAATGAATTGGTGTAAATAATAAGAAACTTGGTCCGTAAGTGGTTAAAGATTCAATTTTTGACTCGTGTGTAtgaaaaaatctaatttaaaaaaaaaaaacaaaaaattttgtgtTAACGGTCTCTCTCCAACGAATACTAGAATATTTATTTCAAGGGATTAACTTTAGTTTATATGATTTTCTTAGCCCCCAATTAATTTGTCCCACCCCACAAATAAggataaataaacaaacaaacctaCTTGTTTTGCATGTCTTTAGTATTATTCTGTTGTGTCTTTCACAGTCACTCCGAACTCAATTGATGATTGCACGACCAACATAGAAACATAATCCCCACACTTCACAAAATCTTCATCATGTTTTCAATTGATTGCATGTCTTTATTATTGTTATGTTTAGGATTGCTTTGTTTTGCATGGAGCATTCTTTCATTCAGCTTACAATCAAGAGCTCTTTCTATGACTCCAACGTCTGAGAAGAATAAAGTTACTTGTAGCTATATCCACGATGACATTGCTTTATCTATTCTCTCTAAACTCCCTATTAAATCTCTCAAGCGATTTACTTGTGTTTCCAAATCATGGtctcttttatttcaaaaccctaatttcatcaACTTGTTCCGCAACAATCTTGTTTCCAAAtctcatgatgatgatgatgatgatgtgtgtTTCCTCTTCGTCTCGTACGCGTTTGTGAgtatgttttatttgatttctgGTGAGAGGTTTCAGAATGTGGTAAACCTGGATCTGCCGCCACCATTTGAGAATCCATTTCGTAGgccttttcatattttttgttctGCTATTAATGGCATTGTTTGTGTTTATAGCTCTTGGGATCATAGTGAGGTAGCACTTTGGAACCCAGTTACTGGGGAAGTTAAGGTCATCCCTCCTGGTCTTGTAGAGCATCTACCTAATATCCATGTTTTTGGTACCTTGTGTCTTCATGGATTTGGTTATGACCATGTCAGAGATGACTACAAGGTTATTCGGCATGTTCAATATCGTTATATATCAACTCATTATTCTTGAAAAGAAGATTTACTCATGTTACCTGACTCATTTTGGGAGATATATAGCCTAAGAAGTAACTCTTGGAGAAAAGTAACTCTGTGTCTGGAGTGTACTTGAATGGAGTGTGCCATTGGTTGGGGGTTTCAGATGATGGAAAAACTTCTGTTGTGTCATATAATTTGGCCAATGATGTATTTTTCACTACACCAATAGTTAGGCATCATCGTtcttattctatttctagattgGTGGTGTTAAATGGGTTCTTATCGATGATCACAGATTACTATATAACCAAGTCTTACACCATATCGATTTTGGGTGAAATTGGTGTCAAAGAATCATGGATTAAACTCTTCGATATTGGACCTTCATCTTATGTTAATCATGTTATCGCAGCCGGGAAGAACGGaaatatattcataaataaaaagaatggTAAAATAGCTTGTTTTGATTTAACAACCGAGGTGATTGAGGAGATCGATTTTAAAGGTGCAAGTCGCGTATGTCAAATTGTACTCTACAAGAAAAACCTTGGTCCAATTGGAGGAATAAACAGTTAATTGCTTTTGTAGTAACAGCTTAAAGTTTTCAACCTGAAGGTTTATGagtctactccctccgtctcaaaatataagcaaaattcaccttttaggttcattcatttaatgatgtatatggtccatattatgaaccacatacataattaaatgaatgaacctaaaaagtaaattttgcttatattttgaaacggagggattAGTTACTAAGATTTAATGCTGTATTAAATAATAGGATGCAGTACTTTCTATGACATATTAGACTGATTTTTGCTTTACTTACCTGCTCACTTGTCTTTGTGTATtactaatgaatttttttcctCTCTGTCTTTGTATGCTTAGAAAACAATTTGTTAAATGAAgtattaaatgaaatatataaaacaGGTAAATCTATTTTATATTCTCTAATTTTCATTAGATTAAGACTGATTCATggaattatttgatgattttgggTTGATTACTTccattatcattttattattatttggaagATACACTGTCATCTAACTACATATAGTTCTCTTTTTAGGATTAGTATTTAGTTATTTATCTATCTTCCCAAAGTTTAAAATGGAGTGAAAATTACACCAACTACATAATGTAAGATTTGTTTGTTGAGAGAAAGGATGAAAGATTGTTGTAGAGACAACTTCACTTCGAATACTCGgaaaatgattaaagaagattttgatgattttttttattaaaaaaactaattttgatgATTCACGTCCTTTGGCTCTTCCAATTGAAGAATGAGGAATACTATAATCTGCTATTGGCAATTAGCAACACTGGTATAAATTTGTGGTTTCTGGCGTTCATTTGTAAGCTAGTTCATATAGAAAACAACTACATGCAGAATTGTAGAAATGCTAGACACCAAACCAAGGTCTTGAAGAGTTCTGTTGATTTTGTAGAAATGTCAAGCAATATGTTAAAAGAGTGGTTGATTAGATATGAGTCTAGACACCATTTGGTTTTTATATCAAAGCTGAATATGATTGTTAGTAATTTGGTATGGTATCTGTTGGATAAAGTTGTATTCTGTAAGGATGTTGTGATAAATAGAATAGAGATGAAGAAGTTGATTGTGCAAGATTACACAATACGTGTTGATACTAGtttcaggtttttttttttattttttttttgaaacggcAAATATTATTCACGTCGAGTGTATGCAAGACGCACAACAACTCGCAGATAAAATAAACGGTAAACATACAAAGGTGCCGCACATACACAGAACACCCAAACCCAAGGCTTCAAACAGTGAGGCTGAAGTATACTTGCATGGGGCAAGCATACCCCTGCCTCACTCCCGAAAGACCCAAAGAGCACCTGCCCGAGCAACAAACAACAAGAGCAGCACGGAAACCCAGCCAAAACAACAAGAGACACACCGGTATATTCGTTCTTCTCAAAAACCACCTCCAAGACAACCCCTTGATCTCTTCCACTATCTCATCCACCTCAAAATTTCTCCCATTGAAAATCTTCTCATTCCGGACTTTCCACAACACCCATAAGGTTaatagtctagtggttagacTCACACGCTTTAAGTGTGGAGAAATGgagctaccaactgagctacatTTACATGacatgtaaatttattttttattctctaaTTATATATTACCATCcatatttgaaagaaagaatGTCATGCTTTAGAATCTTATACTGCAAATCACAATTAACACATGTTTAATAGATTAAGACTTATAGATGGAATTATTTGGTGATGTTCTATTAATTACTTCCATTATCATTCTATTATTATTTGGAAGTTAAACTGTCATCTTAATTACCTTGTATACTTCTCTTTTTAGGATTAGTATTTGCCGAGTATGTTGTGTAGCTGCAACTTGTTTAGACATGAATGTGATTAGAATTGAGATATTCAGTCCATATCATTCAGAAGACTAGAATAAAcatgttataacttataagataCTTCCTTAGAGAAACCAAATTGAGAAGGCATAACCATATACATTAAGTGATATTCCTCAATTAATAGGACTCCATTGAAACCATCTAGTAATGCTACTTTGTTGAATACTAGTAAAGAGAGAAGTTCATAGGTTATATGTTCATTGTTATATACAAGGAATGTCTCCTTTACAGTAAAGGGAAATCCTTTTCAATTTGCATTTTAAGAATTAATTTGTAGTATCGTCAAATTGGGGCTATAGAGGTGTTGTATCACTGTTGCATAGCggaaatagaataaaataaaccaaTATTTTCTGATATTAGCAATTGATATCATTGATATAAATGTGTAGTTAGACAACAGCTACATGCAGAATTGTAGAAATGATGAGCCACTACCAAGTTCTTGAGAGTTCTGTTGATTTTGGATTGAATTTCCACAGCTGCGCGGATTATCATTATTGCAATTCTATTATTTCTATATTTCttgatttatctttttttcttttactagAAAACAGAAAGACAGACATGTTAGTGTATGTATTTACGCCATTTCTAATAGTTCTTTTAATTCCTACAAAAAAATCTGCAGCAGTTTTATTACATGTTAAAgccaaatttgtttaattatcattaaattcttcgtttttaaacaattttttacagacgtataagaacattataaaaagTTTGACCACAAAAAAGTaagttgaaattttgatttttaggtCCAGATTttagttacttttattttaaacttttgtcttttttaaaaaaaaaaattatataattcttcTCAatgtcaaaattaaattaaactttagTAAGTACACTTTTTATGATGTTCTAAACATGTCTGCAAAAATCCAAGAGTGTTTAGATGAGATGGCATGGGCAGGGTCGGCCCTAGGCATAGTCTAGAGGTGTGACGACCTAGGACCCAGCCCTGTAGGAGGCCCAAAAAAATTGAAGCGAGGGCATGTATATAGTAAGGATGCATTTTATGCGCGTGTATATAGTAAAACGTATAAAAATGCCCCAACAAACTTAAGCCCAACAGATCTTCTCTTTTTATTCTCAAAACTATATCAAATGCCTTCGAAAATTGGTCTTCTCCCATAAAAAATTACTCACTCCCATACAAACTGACAAAAATACCCCAGCGTGATTTAAGTCACGCGTGTTAAATTCaatgtgacttaagtcacgttgagTACACACTCGTGATTTATCTGAATTACACGattttaacaacataatcacACGTAATCGATCGAAACAACATTGAATGTCATTAATCAAGTCATTAATGACCCGCCATCTTTACACACTCATAATTGATCTGAATTACACCattttaacaacataatcacACGTAATCAATCGAAATTTCATAAATTCGTGACtaaaatcacataatcacacaTAAACGATCCAAATTAATCAAGCATAATGAATTAATCACACTTAATGACACATAAATgatccaaattacacaaattcatcattaaatacacaaaatcacataatcacgCATAAACGATCCAAATTACACTAATTCGTCGCTAAATACACAATccacaaattcattaaaatgtAACATTGCGAACACAAAGTCAAACACATTACACTACTACACGTTAAATATTAGACTTTAATGGATCGAACATAAAGAcgtaaaatgttattttcaaccATTAACCTAAACGTGTAACAAAAAGGTCATTAACCATTATACGTTATTTTCAACCATTCGTCGGAAGCTTCAATTAAGGCCGGTTTCGGCTCAACGTCATCATCCACCATATTTACAGCCATCACTATGTGTATTGAATGACAAAATAACaaggaaaaataatataaataatttgtgCAACAAgctaacaaagaaaaaaattggcgCGAAATTTGAAAATTGGGCATTACACCTGTGTGATTTAAATCACGCGGGCTTTACACCTgcttgagttaactcacgttggcccagtgtgagttaactcatgttcaTCCTGCTTCCCAGACTGACGAACAAGCCTCAAAAACCAGCAAAATTAAATGAGTTAAGATGATACATTACCTGATTTTTTATGATTGATGGGCGTGGAAATTTGCTTCCTGACGATTAGCAATGATTTGAAATGAAGattttaacccaaaaaattgcattttttagcTTTTTGGAGTTGAAGAGGGAAAGAAAGTGGTTGTTGGAGTTGGGATTGATGGGTTTTGTACCAAATCAGTACATCCATCCCACGTGAGTTAAGTCAAGCTGAGTTTACTACATGCTTGGGTTAAC from Medicago truncatula cultivar Jemalong A17 chromosome 8, MtrunA17r5.0-ANR, whole genome shotgun sequence includes the following:
- the LOC25501352 gene encoding putative F-box protein At3g16210, giving the protein MTPTSEKNKVTCSYIHDDIALSILSKLPIKSLKRFTCVSKSWSLLFQNPNFINLFRNNLVSKSHDDDDDDVCFLFVSYAFVSMFYLISGERFQNVVNLDLPPPFENPFRRPFHIFCSAINGIVCVYSSWDHSEVALWNPVTGEVKVIPPGLVEHLPNIHVFGTLCLHGFGYDHVRDDYKVIRHVQYRYISTHYS